TATTCATTGCCCCCATAATCCCCCCCGTAGAGGCGGGCTGCGCCGGACGCGGTTGGGGCATTCCGGCTCGGGCGCTATTGCTTGCTTGCGGTTGTGGCATTTGCTGCGGCATTGCTGATTGCTGCGGCTGTGGCTGTGAGGGCGCATGTGGAACGTCCATGGGGCGGCTTGGCGTCTGGCGTGCTCGTGCTACGGAATCATCCGCCACAGCAGCTCTCGGCGCTTGTTCAGGGGGGAGCGGAATATTGGACATTCCTCGTGCCGTTGTCGAACCGCGCACAGGCAGCCCTAAGACCATCCGCAGGTTTTGGACAAACTCCGTCGCCGTGCGGAAGCGATCATTGCGGTTCTTTGCCAATGCCCGGTTGAAAACGACCTCCACCCCATCGGGGAGATCGGGGCGTGCCGCCCGAATCGAGGGAATCGGATCATTAATGTGGCGCATCATCAGGCGGGCGGGGGCTTTTTCCACATAGACAGGCTGACCAGTAACCATTTCAAAGAGAATCACCGCCAGCGAGTAAATATCCGTCTCAGCGCTAGGATCTTCCCCGCGCCACGCCTCCGGCGCCATGTAAATGGGGCTGCCGACGACCATCCCCTGTGCCGTCAGTTTTGTTTCTCCTAAGCGGCGGGCAATGCCAAAATCGGTCAGGAAACAATTGCGCTGCTCATCAAGCAAAATGTTCGCTGGTTTGAGGTCGCGGTGAATGACCCCGCGTGAATGGGCGAGGTCAAGCGCACTGGCGATTTGTCCGGCAATGCGAGCGATCTCGCGCATCTCCAGACGTTCGCCCGATTTAATCAGATCACCCAGATTACCGCCCGTCTTGAGCGCCATGACAAGGTAGAGGATGCCCCCTTCTTGCCCATAATCATACACGGGGATAATGTGCGCATGTTCGAGCGCCGCAATCGCCTCCGCCTCGCGCTGAAACCGCGTGATGAACTGATCTGAATCAGCAAGATCGGCGTTGATGACTTTCAGTGCCACCTCGCGGGAGGTATTCACCTGACGGGCGCGGTAGACCGTCCCCATACCACCACCGCCCAATACGCCATCAATCACATATTTGCTGATGGTACGCCCTAACAAGGGATCATTTGGTCTGTCCACGTTTTGTGTCCTGTTTGAACCGCTGCCAGATGGTCACCTACCTTATAAACCATTTATTATACCCTACACAAACGAGGATATTCTAGGCAAGTTTATATTGGCGGAGAAACATCCTTCCAAACACACCCACGATTTGCCCTTTCTGGGTATAGTAGGTGGGAAGAAGACGGGCAAAGGGTGCAGCATATGATTCATACAATTTCCCCGGCGGTACGCGCCACAACCGATGGAACGCCTGATATTTTGCTGGTGAACCCCCTCATTGTGGTGACCGACCCTGTTGAAGAACGCCTGATGACGCCCTATTTCCCGCTTGGCTTGCTCTACCTCGCCGCCGTTCTGCGGGAGAATGCCTATAGCGTGGCGATGTACGACGGCGCGTTCCAGCCCAATTACGCCAGTTTCGAGGCGGCGATGATCCGCCTGAAACCAAAGGTAGTCGGCATTACGGCGCTAATCACCACCCGCCGTAACGCACTGGCATTAGCTGAGATTGCCAAAAAACACGGAGCGTTCGTCATCTTTGGCGGACCCGACCCGACAGGCAAACCAGACGCCTATTTGAAACACAAAAACGCCGATGGTGGGCGCATTGTTGATCTGATCGTCTGGGACGAAGGGGAAAACACCCTGATCGAGGTGATGAATCACCTGACGGGGCGGAACGGCGCAGACCTACTGAGTCTTCAGCAGATCAAGGGACTGCGCTACCTTGCCGATGATGAATCCCTCATCAGCACGCCGCGCCGCCCTCCGATTGACGACCTTGACAGCCTGCCCTTCCCCGCTCGTGATCTGATCGACGTGGACGCCTATCGCGTTAATTGGAGCGCCCGACACGGCTATTGGAGTCTGAGCCTGATCAACACACGGGGCTGCCCCTACGCCTGTACATGGTGTCAGAAGGGGATTTTCGGGCGCTCTTACCGCTCTCGTTCAGCGGCGAATGTGGCGGAGGAAATGCGCCTGATCAAAGATCACTACAAGCCCGATCAGGTGCGCGTTGTGGATGATATTACGGGTGTGGATCGGGAATGGGTCTTTGAATGGCGTGATGAGGTTGCCAAGCGCGACGCGGCGATTCCCTTTGAGTGCCTCAGCCGCGTCAACCTTGTTGATGTGCCGATGTTGACGGCGTTGAAAGATATTGGCTGCCAAAAGATTTACTTTGGGGCGGAGAGCGGATCGCAAAAAGTGCTGAATGCGATGAAGAAGGGGTCAAAAGTAGAGCAAATCTATCGGGCGGCGGAAGCCTGCCGTCAGGTGGGGATTCACGTTTACTACTTCATGATGGTTGGCTATCCGGGCGAGGATATGGACGATTTGTATCAATCGGTGAAACTGCTGACGGAGACCGTCCCTGACAGTTTCAGCACGACAATTGCCTACCCACTGCCGGGGACGGAGTTTTACCAGCAAGTGCGGGATCGGATCATGCACGACGGCGACGATTGGGCGTTCACCGCCGAAAATCGCCTGTTATTCCAACGAGGCAAGTACAATACAGAATTCTACCGGTGGGTGCAGCGCTGGTTTAACAAGGAATGGGAAGTGGCGCGGGCGCGTTCGGGGCGGGCGCCCGTCTCCGGGCTGCGCTATCTGCGCAGCCTGATGGGGTTACACCTCAGTCGGGGGATGGTGCGGCTGATCGCTCGTCTACCCGGGGGAACAACGATTGAGTTCACCCCAGCGCCGGGGAGGTAGGGTGGTTTGCGGCGTGCCGCCGAATATTCCCATGCGGACACGGTGTGACCCACAATACGGACACGGCGTGCCGTGTCCCTAAAGTTTGGCATATATTGCAGGAGAGAGTCTTTGGCGTTAGGTTCAAGTTGGAAACAAGAAGCCGACCACAAAGACTTAGAGGGGAATGATGGCACGAACAAAAGAACTCATTAAGCAGGTGCTGAAACTATGGGAAGCACACGGCGAGAGTTTCGGTCAGCAGCGGGTGTATGTGCGGGTGCTGGCTTTGTTTGTGGGGAGTTGTTTGCCTATATCAGCCATCGGGTAACCGACCGGCTGAGAGGGCTAGGTTTAGTGAAGGACGATTGGAGCAGTTGGTATCGGGTGCTGGAACGGGCGCTTGACGAAAAAGCAACTAAGGATTATGAAGCGGGGGGGACCTATGTCCAATGGTTACGGCAGAACTTGAACCGGCTCGGTCTCGGTCAACGCCCGTTGTTGGCTTTAGCCGATGGCAGCTTCGATAAGGTCGAGTTCTGGAATCACTTACCGGCTCAGACGTGGACCCTCGTGCGCACCGCCTTCTCCCTGTTTTGTCCCCGTCACCCACCTTTTGGTCTAAAATTGAGCCTCTTTTCGACCCTTTTTACTCCTCATTCACCTCCCCTCCTTTTCCTTCCCCCTAAAAAGTGCCAACTTCAGGGACGCGCCCCAGGGGACGTCCGCCTATGCCTGACTCCGCGCTAATGCACGGGCATGAAATCAGGGTTTTAGAAGCGTTCTCAAACCTCCCCTTGTGGGAGAGGGGACTAGGGGGTAAGGGTACATTTTAAGTCCCGAAGGGGGGTCACTCGTTGCCCGCTGCTTCAGCAGTGGGCAAACGACATAAGGTCGCCTGTTACAGTGCGCCCGCGCCGCCCACTGAGGGTTCCTCCCGATGAACCAGACGGTAACCAACGCCCGGCTCATTGAGGATATAAAAGGGGTTTGTCGGGTCGCGCTCAATTTTTTGGCGCAGCCGCCAAATCGTCGCCCGCAGGATATGAACATCCTCCGAATATTCCGCCCCCCACACATGCGCCAACAAATAATCGTGGGTCAGGACGCGATTCGTGTTCTCCGCCATCGTCACCAAAAGGCGGTACTCCGTTGGCGTCAGGTGAACCTCGCTGGCATCGACCTTCACCAACCGAGCGGCATAATCAATGAGCAAGCCGTTGTTGGAATAGACTGTCGCCCGTTCAACGGGCGCATCGTTTTGACGGTAGCGGCGCATCACAGCGACGATGCGGGCTTGCAGTTCCCGCGTCCCAAAGGGTTTCGTCAGGTAATCATCGGCGCCCAACATCAGCGCCTTCACTTTGTCGTCCTCGGCGTCATTCGCCGTCAGGATGATGATGGGCATGTCATGTTGGCGGCGGATATTCTCCAAGACTTCCAAGCCATGCATCCTCGGTAAGCGCAGATCGAGCAAGACGAGATCGGGGCGGTTTTCCCCCACCAGTTCAAGTGCTTTCACCCCATCAGGGGCAACCAACACCTCATAGCCCATCGTTTGCAAACTGCTCCGCAGATAGCGGGAAACTCGTGGTTCATCTTCCACAACCAAAATGAGTAAGGTATCACGCATAATTTTTCCCCTGCCCTGGATGCTTGTTGCAAACATGCCTTCTCCCCTCAGTATATGTCAAGCTAGGGAAATCTGCACACCGCTTCCATACGGTCTGCTGCCTTGTGAGCCTCCCAAAGGAACGGCGGGGCGCCCTTCGTTGGGGGGATGTTTTCCGCGATCCCACGCCGGAATACGGGCATAATCCGTGTGTAAGAAATATCACCGCTTGTCACAAAAATATGACGTTCAGATCACCCTGATTTCTTGTATGATCAGCGCTTATGATGATCACCGAAAACGTAGTGAGATTCCACTCCCCAACCCAACATGTCCTATGCGATTGAACTGGTTCAGGTAACCAAATCGTTTGGAAATTACGTCGCTGTCGATAACGTCTCCTTGCAGATCAAAGACGGCGAGTTTTTTTCTCTGTTGGGTCCTAGCGGGTGTGGCAAGACAACCTCCCTGCGGATGATCGCCGGATTTGAAATGCCCACCAGCGGCGAGATTCACCTGCACGGGCAATCCGTTGGCGACCTCCCCCCCTTCAAGCGCCCCATCAACACCGTCTTTCAAAATTACGCCCTCTTTCCGCACCTCAGCGTTGCCCAAAATGTGGGCTTTGGCTTGGAGATGCGCCACATCCCTAAACCAGAGATCACCGCACGGGTGGGCGAAGCACTGGCGATGGTGCGCATGGCTGAATTTGCCAACCGCCGCCCGAATCAACTCTCTGGCGGGCAGCAGCAGCGCGTGGCGCTGGCACGGGCGTTGGTCAACCGCCCAGAGGTGCTGCTTTTGGACGAGCCGCTAGGGGCGCTTGATCTCAAGCTCCGCAAGCAGATGCAGCTTGAGCTAAAGGCGATGCAAGCAGAAATCGGGATCACCTTTATTTATGTCACCCACGATCAGGAAGAAGCCCTGACGATGAGTGACCGGATCGCCGTAATGCATCGCGGTAAAGTGCTGCAATGCGCCTCCCCCCGTGAGATTTACGAGCGTCCGCTCTCTCGCTATGTTGCCGATTTTATTGGCGAGACGAACTTTCTAGAGGGCGTTTTGACCGCGAACGGCGACCTTGCCGAAGTGACCGTAGGCGATGCTGTGCGCGTTATTGCCGCCCCCACCACGGACACCACCGCCGGACAGAAAGTGACTGTCGCTATACGCCCAGAGAAAATCAACGTCGTTTGGCTGCGTGACAGCGAGGGAAACCCGCTTGATCCAGAGGCGAAAGCGGCGCAAATCATGGCAGAGGAAGGTTGTGTCTCGGCGCGGGCGGCGATCAAAGAGTCGATCTACATCGGCACGGACACTCGTTACGTTGTGCGGCTGACGGGGAGCGCCGAAGGGACGGAAATGGTGGCGCGGATGCAGAATTTCGGCACTCGCTACGATCAATACATCCCTAAAGGCGAAGCCGTTCTTGTTTATTGGACGCCCGAAAATGCCCGTATTTTGTTGGATTAGCCTGCTTTTAGCCGAGTGCTTTAGCACTGGAAAGACGAACGCATACAGCGGAGGTGACTAGAACCGACAAGGATGATCAGCACAGCAGCAGCACCTACAGATTCAAGGCAAGACGCCGGGGCGCATTACCGTTTGCGCTTTGACCGTGCCGCCGGATGGGTGGCACTCCTGAACGCCCTCCTGTGGACGGCACTTCTGCTGCGCGGGACAGTCTTCGGCAGTTGGCTGCTCGCCGTGCGGGAAGGTGTTTCCCTCCTCCCTATCGAGGCGTCGCTCCAAGCACTAGGGATGAGCCGAGGGGCGTTCCTCATTGGGGCGGGGCTACTCGCCTTTGCCGCTGCCGATGGGGTGCTTGGTGTTGGGCTGCTGCGAGGGCATCGCTTGGCGCGTCCCGCTGCCTTCCTGCGGGCGGCGGCTGGCTTGGGCGGTTGCCTCGCCTATTACCTGCTGACACAGGATTTTGTCACGGCGCTTGTCCTTGCCTCGCTGCAAGGGTTGATCCTCGCTTTCCTCTCGCGCAGTGCGGGTTTGATCATTGCCTATCCAGGGATCACCTTTGTGATCGTCTTTTTCCTTGTGCCGCTGCTGAGCATCTTCGCCTTCAGTCTAGGGCGGGGGACGGCGCTAGGCACAGTGGATGTGAGCAGCCCCAATTTCGACAATTTTCTGCGCATTGTCTCACCCGTTGGCAGAAGTGGTCTGGTCTACATTGATACCATCCTGCGAACGGTCTGGATCGCCTTCCTAAACACAGCGATCTGCCTGATCATCGCCTACCCCTTTGCCTTTTGGATGGCACAACAGCCGGAAAAGCGGCGGAACATCCTCATGGTGCTGGTGATGATTCCTTTTTGGACAAACCTCTTGATTCGCACCTATGCGTGGCTGGTAATCCTTCGCAAAGATGGCTTGCTCAACAACTTGTTGATTGATGTTTTTGGCGTGATCGATAAACCGCTCGAACTGACGAATACCCCCGTCGCGCTCTTGCTTGGGTTGGTTTACGGCTACCTCCCTTTTATGATCCTCCCTCTCTACACAACGATAGAGCGGCTGGACAAGCGCTACATCGAAGCGGCGTCCGATCTTTACGCCCGCCCCACCCAAACACTCTGGCGGGTGATCTTCCCGCTGACGATGCCGGGTATTGTGGCGGGCTGCATTTTGGTGTTCATCCCTTCGGTGGGGACATATGTCGTGACAAACGTCCTCGGCGGCGGCAAGATTTACCTGATTGGCAATCTGCTGGAGCAACAATTCATGACCAGCAACGGCGATAAAGCGTTCGGGGCGGCGTTTGGCGTTGTCCTCACGCTCCTCATGCTGGCGGCAACGATGATCTACTTCAGGCTTGGGCGGAAGGAAGCATACTGACATGGCACAAACTCACCTTAGCACCCGTGTTGCGCCAAATGCGCTGCCTCGCCTGCACCTGCCCCGCCTGCGCTTGGGGCGCTTGGCGCTGCCAACGGTGGGCATACTGGGCTTTGCCTTTCTCTATATCCCCATCTTCGTCCTGATCGTCTTTTCCTTCAACAGTGGCTCACGGATGGGGCAGTGGGAAGGCTTTAGCCTGAAGTGGTACGAAAGCGTCTTTCAAGATCGGCGCATCATGGCATCCTTCGAGGTCTCTTTGTGGGTTGCCCTCCTCTCGACGGTGATCAGCACCCTTTTGGGGACAATGGTCGCGCTGGCACTAGATCGCTTCAGATTTCGCGGGCGGACAACCTTCGACGGTATTCTTTACCTGCCGGTGATCATCCCCGATATTGTCATGGCGTTGGCGCTGCTGCTGTTCTTTAGCTCGGTGGAGATGAAACTGAGCCGCTGGACGATCCTCTTGGGGCATATCGCCTTCAGCGTGTCCTATGTGTGCGTTGTGGTGCGGGCGCGGCTGGCGACGATGGATCGCCGTTTAGAAGAAGCCGCTGCCGATCTCTACGCATCGCCCTTCGCCGCCTTCCGGCGGGTGACTCTCCCCTTGCTAATGCCCGGAATCATCGCTGGCGCACTCATGGCGTTCACCCTCTCCATTGATGAATTCGTGATCACGTCCTTTATCGGCGGGCAAGGCGATACAACCATCCCCGTGCGGATTTTCTCCATGCTCCGCTTTGGCTTGAAACCAGAGATCAACGCGCTGGCGGTGATCATCCTGATGATGTCCTCTGTGTTGGTCGTTTTTTCATTAGTCATGCAAAATAGAGGGCTAAAGGTACAGGCAAATTACATGGGGCAGTAGAACCCTTATGGCGGAGATGATCCCCACCGAATGTCACCCCGACACGGCGAGTTATGCGGAGAAAACGCTCTTTCCCATCTTTCAGAAAGGGCTGGACTCAACGTTCATCGTCTTTCATGGAGCGGCACTGCAAGCGGTGAACACCGCACAAGGGGGGGTGAATGACCGCGAGATCGACTTTCTGATCGCCCATCCTCAACACGGACTGTTGGCGCTTGAAGTGAAGGGTGGGCAGATTAGGGTGGAACGCGGGCAGTGGCGGCAAAACGGCAACCCGATGCGGAAAACCCCGATCAAGCAGGTGAAACAAGCCACCTATGACCTCCACGCCCACCTGAAAAAAGCCCCCCAAACAAAATCCTTCCACTAC
This genomic interval from Anaerolineales bacterium contains the following:
- a CDS encoding response regulator transcription factor encodes the protein MRDTLLILVVEDEPRVSRYLRSSLQTMGYEVLVAPDGVKALELVGENRPDLVLLDLRLPRMHGLEVLENIRRQHDMPIIILTANDAEDDKVKALMLGADDYLTKPFGTRELQARIVAVMRRYRQNDAPVERATVYSNNGLLIDYAARLVKVDASEVHLTPTEYRLLVTMAENTNRVLTHDYLLAHVWGAEYSEDVHILRATIWRLRQKIERDPTNPFYILNEPGVGYRLVHREEPSVGGAGAL
- a CDS encoding protein kinase, producing the protein MDRPNDPLLGRTISKYVIDGVLGGGGMGTVYRARQVNTSREVALKVINADLADSDQFITRFQREAEAIAALEHAHIIPVYDYGQEGGILYLVMALKTGGNLGDLIKSGERLEMREIARIAGQIASALDLAHSRGVIHRDLKPANILLDEQRNCFLTDFGIARRLGETKLTAQGMVVGSPIYMAPEAWRGEDPSAETDIYSLAVILFEMVTGQPVYVEKAPARLMMRHINDPIPSIRAARPDLPDGVEVVFNRALAKNRNDRFRTATEFVQNLRMVLGLPVRGSTTARGMSNIPLPPEQAPRAAVADDSVARARQTPSRPMDVPHAPSQPQPQQSAMPQQMPQPQASNSARAGMPQPRPAQPASTGGIMGAMNNRIVLIGMGGLIVILLIVIILLINSR
- a CDS encoding ABC transporter permease, giving the protein MAQTHLSTRVAPNALPRLHLPRLRLGRLALPTVGILGFAFLYIPIFVLIVFSFNSGSRMGQWEGFSLKWYESVFQDRRIMASFEVSLWVALLSTVISTLLGTMVALALDRFRFRGRTTFDGILYLPVIIPDIVMALALLLFFSSVEMKLSRWTILLGHIAFSVSYVCVVVRARLATMDRRLEEAAADLYASPFAAFRRVTLPLLMPGIIAGALMAFTLSIDEFVITSFIGGQGDTTIPVRIFSMLRFGLKPEINALAVIILMMSSVLVVFSLVMQNRGLKVQANYMGQ
- a CDS encoding ABC transporter permease, with product MISTAAAPTDSRQDAGAHYRLRFDRAAGWVALLNALLWTALLLRGTVFGSWLLAVREGVSLLPIEASLQALGMSRGAFLIGAGLLAFAAADGVLGVGLLRGHRLARPAAFLRAAAGLGGCLAYYLLTQDFVTALVLASLQGLILAFLSRSAGLIIAYPGITFVIVFFLVPLLSIFAFSLGRGTALGTVDVSSPNFDNFLRIVSPVGRSGLVYIDTILRTVWIAFLNTAICLIIAYPFAFWMAQQPEKRRNILMVLVMIPFWTNLLIRTYAWLVILRKDGLLNNLLIDVFGVIDKPLELTNTPVALLLGLVYGYLPFMILPLYTTIERLDKRYIEAASDLYARPTQTLWRVIFPLTMPGIVAGCILVFIPSVGTYVVTNVLGGGKIYLIGNLLEQQFMTSNGDKAFGAAFGVVLTLLMLAATMIYFRLGRKEAY
- a CDS encoding radical SAM protein, with the translated sequence MIHTISPAVRATTDGTPDILLVNPLIVVTDPVEERLMTPYFPLGLLYLAAVLRENAYSVAMYDGAFQPNYASFEAAMIRLKPKVVGITALITTRRNALALAEIAKKHGAFVIFGGPDPTGKPDAYLKHKNADGGRIVDLIVWDEGENTLIEVMNHLTGRNGADLLSLQQIKGLRYLADDESLISTPRRPPIDDLDSLPFPARDLIDVDAYRVNWSARHGYWSLSLINTRGCPYACTWCQKGIFGRSYRSRSAANVAEEMRLIKDHYKPDQVRVVDDITGVDREWVFEWRDEVAKRDAAIPFECLSRVNLVDVPMLTALKDIGCQKIYFGAESGSQKVLNAMKKGSKVEQIYRAAEACRQVGIHVYYFMMVGYPGEDMDDLYQSVKLLTETVPDSFSTTIAYPLPGTEFYQQVRDRIMHDGDDWAFTAENRLLFQRGKYNTEFYRWVQRWFNKEWEVARARSGRAPVSGLRYLRSLMGLHLSRGMVRLIARLPGGTTIEFTPAPGR
- a CDS encoding ABC transporter ATP-binding protein, coding for MSYAIELVQVTKSFGNYVAVDNVSLQIKDGEFFSLLGPSGCGKTTSLRMIAGFEMPTSGEIHLHGQSVGDLPPFKRPINTVFQNYALFPHLSVAQNVGFGLEMRHIPKPEITARVGEALAMVRMAEFANRRPNQLSGGQQQRVALARALVNRPEVLLLDEPLGALDLKLRKQMQLELKAMQAEIGITFIYVTHDQEEALTMSDRIAVMHRGKVLQCASPREIYERPLSRYVADFIGETNFLEGVLTANGDLAEVTVGDAVRVIAAPTTDTTAGQKVTVAIRPEKINVVWLRDSEGNPLDPEAKAAQIMAEEGCVSARAAIKESIYIGTDTRYVVRLTGSAEGTEMVARMQNFGTRYDQYIPKGEAVLVYWTPENARILLD